The following proteins are encoded in a genomic region of Pseudomonas sp. Os17:
- a CDS encoding PA0069 family radical SAM protein, producing MITPLPPRGRGTASNPHNRFAPKRSVAEDDGWYQEVPLTQGTEVRFETAKSIITRNSSPDLPFDRSINPYRGCEHGCIYCYARPSHAYWDMSPGLDFETKLIAKSNAAALLEQQLSRPGYRCAPINLGSNTDPYQPIEREQQLTRRTLEVLLRYRHPVTIVTKGSLILRDLDLLAELARQRLVAVMISLTTLDDELKRILEPRAAAPKARLRAIRVMREAGIPVGVLCSPMIPMINDSELESLLNEAHAAGAQSAAYMMLRLPLEVAPLFEEWLAAHYPQRAAHVLSLIRQSRGGELYDSRFGSRMRGEGPFADLLAQRFAKALRRLGLNRREGFDLDCSAFCPPGGQMSLL from the coding sequence ATGATCACCCCCCTGCCTCCCCGTGGTCGCGGCACCGCGAGCAATCCGCACAACCGTTTCGCGCCCAAGCGTTCGGTGGCCGAGGACGACGGCTGGTATCAGGAGGTGCCGCTGACCCAGGGCACCGAGGTGCGTTTTGAAACGGCCAAGTCGATCATCACCCGCAACAGTTCGCCGGACCTGCCCTTCGACCGTTCGATCAATCCCTATCGCGGTTGCGAGCATGGCTGCATCTACTGCTACGCGCGGCCCAGCCACGCTTACTGGGACATGTCGCCGGGGCTGGACTTTGAAACCAAGCTGATCGCCAAGAGCAACGCTGCCGCCCTGCTGGAGCAGCAGTTGTCCAGGCCCGGCTATCGCTGCGCCCCGATCAACCTGGGGTCCAACACCGATCCCTATCAGCCCATCGAGCGCGAGCAGCAACTGACCCGGCGCACCCTGGAGGTGCTGCTGCGCTACCGGCACCCGGTGACCATCGTCACCAAGGGCTCGCTGATCCTGCGCGACCTGGACCTGCTGGCCGAGCTGGCCCGGCAGCGGCTGGTGGCGGTGATGATCAGCCTGACCACCCTGGACGATGAGTTGAAGCGCATTCTCGAACCCCGGGCGGCGGCGCCCAAGGCGCGATTGCGGGCAATCCGGGTGATGCGTGAAGCAGGCATTCCGGTCGGGGTGCTGTGTTCGCCGATGATCCCGATGATCAACGACAGCGAGCTGGAAAGCCTGCTCAACGAGGCCCATGCCGCCGGGGCGCAGAGCGCCGCCTACATGATGCTGCGCCTGCCCCTGGAGGTGGCGCCGCTGTTCGAGGAATGGCTGGCAGCGCATTACCCGCAACGGGCTGCCCATGTGCTCAGCCTGATCCGCCAGAGCCGCGGCGGCGAGCTGTATGACAGTCGCTTTGGCAGCCGCATGCGCGGCGAGGGACCCTTCGCCGACCTGCTGGCCCAGCGTTTTGCCAAGGCTCTCAGGCGTCTGGGGCTCAACCGCCGCGAGGGGTTCGATCTCGACTGCTCGGCCTTCTGTCCGCCCGGCGGACAGATGTCGTTGCTCTGA